A stretch of Linepithema humile isolate Giens D197 chromosome 3, Lhum_UNIL_v1.0, whole genome shotgun sequence DNA encodes these proteins:
- the LOC136999028 gene encoding uncharacterized protein, whose translation MHNDEYVAQCTERISSELLHVAEKHNDDHCPQTVNHLYHKPFLHNTTEKSILNWMSSTKNFLKDHLDILFMNADKGNMTVAIHKNTYLYKMNLLLSDESTYEVVTVDPTRKIINGLKTHLNRWRQKGFISKSIYLSLLSSDGTLPRAYGLPKVHKDNCPLRIIVSCINSPLYKLAMFLHNVLHNSIPKPDSHIKNSFQLIDMLKDKIIDDDTDLVSLDVVSLFTNVPSELAIADTLMTFLLWFLEDILRMSSDLSTPYTIVCDLPQR comes from the exons ATGCATAATGATGAATACGTCGCGCAATGTACGGAGCGAATATCTTCCGAATTACTGCACGTTGCTGAAAAGCATAATGATGATCACTGTCCGCAAACTGTTAACC ACCTTTATCACAAACCGTTTTTACATAACACCACGGAAAAATCAATCTTAAATTGGATGTCAtcgacaaaaaattttttaaaagatcaTTTAGACATTCTTTTTATGAATGCTGACAAGGGCAACATGACCGTGGCCATACACAAGAATACGTATCTTTACAAAATGAATTTGCTTCTCTCCGATGAGAGCACTTACGAGGTTGTGACTGTAGACCCGAcaagaaagattattaatggTCTTAAAACACACCTTAACAGATGGAGACAGAAAGGTTTCATTAGcaaatctatatatttgtCCTTACTATCCTCTGACGGCACCTTACCACGAGCATACGGACTTCCTAAAGTTCACAAAGATAACTGTCCGCTTCGAATCATTGTTTCATGTATTAATAGCCCGTTATATAAACTAGCCATGTTTCTACACAATGTTTTGCATAACAGTATCCCTAAACCTGACAGtcacataaaaaatagttttcaattGATTGATATGTTAAAGGATAAGATAATTGATGATGATACGGACCTCGTGTCATTGGATGTTGTTTCTCTTTTCACCAATGTGCCTTCGGAATTGGCTATTGCAG ATACGTTGATGACATTCTTACTATGGTTCCTAGAAGACATATTGAGGATGTCCTCAGATCTTTCAACTCCGTACACGATCGTCTGCGATTTACCGCAGAGATAG